The Candidatus Methylomirabilota bacterium genome includes a window with the following:
- a CDS encoding copper-binding protein, producing ALLNFTLALGVGGGYLWWARDVRQLREELEQARETIRAREAAQQSWTARGIVRSVQPGTGTIWLTHETIPGLMRGMTMGFDVENPKLLGGLAPGDPVSFKLEQRSGRLLLVAIKKESQ from the coding sequence GCGCTCCTGAACTTCACGCTGGCGCTGGGAGTCGGAGGCGGCTATCTTTGGTGGGCGCGCGACGTCCGCCAGCTCCGGGAAGAGCTCGAGCAGGCGCGCGAGACCATCCGCGCGCGCGAGGCGGCTCAGCAGTCCTGGACGGCTCGGGGGATCGTCCGGTCGGTCCAGCCCGGGACGGGAACTATCTGGCTCACCCACGAGACGATCCCCGGGCTCATGCGAGGGATGACGATGGGCTTCGACGTCGAGAATCCGAAGCTCCTCGGAGGGCTCGCCCCGGGGGACCCCGTGAGCTTCAAGTTGGAGCAGCGGAGCGGGCGACTGTTGCTCGTCGCAATCAAGAAGGAGTCCCAATGA
- a CDS encoding cupin domain-containing protein, with translation MSAFFRRAAVSLAVAWLLALPAAGAAQAPQGIIQEQVALENESVRVALLTFPPGSASGRHQGLDPEMGIVVEGELTLVTDNGREVMRPGTVRWLPALTPHDARNEGDVAVKLWVVFFKKCD, from the coding sequence ATGAGTGCGTTCTTCCGGAGGGCGGCCGTGAGTCTGGCGGTCGCCTGGCTCCTCGCGCTGCCGGCCGCCGGCGCCGCCCAGGCGCCCCAGGGAATCATCCAGGAGCAGGTGGCGCTGGAGAACGAGAGCGTCCGCGTCGCGCTGCTCACGTTCCCGCCCGGATCGGCCTCCGGCCGGCATCAGGGCCTCGATCCGGAGATGGGAATCGTGGTGGAGGGCGAGCTCACGCTGGTCACCGACAACGGCCGAGAGGTGATGCGGCCGGGCACGGTTCGCTGGCTCCCGGCGCTGACCCCCCACGACGCCCGGAACGAGGGCGACGTGGCCGTCAAGCTCTGGGTCGTGTTCTTCAAGAAGTGTGACTGA
- a CDS encoding high-affinity nickel-transport family protein, which translates to MLGLLTVVLLGFFLGMRHATDPDHVIAVGTIVSRQRTIRGAVLVGLLWGVGHGLTILVVGSAIVLFGLVIPPRLGLGMELGVAFVLIGLGLWTLRDVFRSTGPVAAPDLHSHPHGHGVYVHEHPHGHGPGAHGHLEGQTLPTWLDRTLGRAGLARILRPVLIGLVHGLAGSAAVALLVLATIRHPLWAVAYLLVFGLGTIAGMMLITTLVAVPFAYSARRLGRANRGLAIASGVLSLAFGGFLAYQLAFVG; encoded by the coding sequence ATGCTCGGGCTGCTCACGGTGGTGCTGCTGGGCTTCTTTCTCGGGATGCGTCACGCCACCGACCCCGATCACGTCATCGCTGTCGGGACCATCGTGAGCCGCCAGCGGACGATTCGCGGGGCCGTCCTGGTCGGCCTCCTGTGGGGCGTGGGCCACGGCCTGACGATCCTCGTGGTTGGGAGCGCCATCGTGCTGTTCGGTCTCGTGATCCCGCCGCGGCTCGGCCTCGGAATGGAGCTGGGCGTGGCCTTCGTCCTGATCGGCCTCGGGCTGTGGACGCTGCGCGACGTCTTCCGCTCGACGGGGCCCGTCGCCGCGCCCGACCTGCACTCGCACCCCCACGGCCACGGGGTCTATGTCCACGAGCACCCGCATGGCCATGGACCGGGCGCCCACGGTCACCTCGAGGGTCAGACGCTGCCGACCTGGCTGGATCGCACGCTCGGCCGGGCCGGGCTCGCCCGGATCCTGCGCCCGGTCCTGATCGGCCTGGTCCACGGCCTGGCCGGGTCGGCCGCCGTGGCGCTGCTGGTGCTGGCCACGATCCGCCATCCGCTCTGGGCCGTCGCCTACCTCCTGGTGTTCGGGCTCGGGACGATCGCCGGGATGATGCTCATCACCACCCTGGTGGCGGTGCCCTTCGCGTACTCGGCAAGGCGGCTGGGGCGCGCGAACCGGGGCCTCGCGATCGCCTCCGGGGTCCTGAGCCTCGCCTTCGGCGGCTTCCTCGCCTACCAGCTCGCCTTCGTGGGCTGA
- a CDS encoding rhodanese-like domain-containing protein, giving the protein MTGSRLRALAAGMVSLLLVAAEPAGAIHGLAGSVPTVGADEVRRLLEGRERPALVDLRPAAEYQKGHLPGARSIPVGELRRRFHEIPRGRVILYCACSGEDAQAAAQLLRDRGIADVSVLGEGFPGWVARGYPLER; this is encoded by the coding sequence ATGACGGGAAGCCGCCTGCGGGCCCTGGCGGCGGGGATGGTCAGCCTGCTGCTGGTGGCGGCCGAGCCGGCCGGGGCCATCCACGGGCTCGCCGGGTCGGTCCCGACCGTCGGCGCCGACGAGGTCCGCCGCCTCCTCGAGGGGCGGGAGCGCCCGGCGCTGGTGGATCTCCGCCCGGCGGCGGAGTACCAAAAGGGTCACCTGCCCGGCGCCCGCTCGATCCCTGTCGGCGAGCTGCGCCGGCGCTTCCACGAGATCCCGCGGGGCCGCGTGATCCTCTACTGCGCGTGCTCCGGCGAGGACGCTCAGGCCGCCGCGCAACTTCTCCGGGATCGGGGCATCGCCGACGTCAGCGTGTTGGGCGAGGGCTTTCCCGGCTGGGTCGCCCGCGGCTACCCGCTGGAGCGCTGA
- a CDS encoding response regulator yields MSALERAPGRAGGPGLLVVDHDPATRELLRECLAGAGFRSDEAGDSETALARVGGGGPAAVVLHDHARGERGLEILRALRAHHPALPVIFIARFEESDTRTAATALAATHVDKPFRIADLVATVRRALKPEAAESARARPRLAGRGDQPGGPDARREARSLPRRRSA; encoded by the coding sequence ATGTCCGCACTGGAGCGCGCCCCGGGCCGGGCCGGGGGACCGGGTCTCCTGGTCGTCGATCACGACCCGGCCACGCGGGAACTCCTGCGAGAGTGTCTCGCGGGCGCGGGGTTCCGCAGCGACGAGGCCGGCGATTCCGAGACCGCGCTCGCCCGGGTGGGCGGGGGTGGTCCGGCTGCCGTCGTCCTACACGACCACGCGCGAGGCGAGCGAGGGCTGGAGATCCTGCGCGCTCTCCGCGCGCATCACCCCGCGTTGCCGGTGATCTTCATCGCCCGCTTCGAGGAGTCCGACACCCGGACTGCCGCCACGGCGCTGGCTGCCACCCACGTCGACAAACCGTTCCGCATCGCGGATCTCGTGGCGACGGTGCGACGCGCGCTGAAACCCGAGGCCGCCGAGTCCGCTCGAGCCCGCCCCCGGCTGGCGGGCCGGGGGGATCAGCCGGGCGGCCCCGACGCGCGGCGCGAGGCCCGATCGCTGCCCAGGCGCCGCTCGGCCTGA
- a CDS encoding gas vesicle protein K has product MGVRKKGAVATVTARELRSLRAELRRRTARAAPSRWNADPEDVQRSVAKLVLTLVEFLRRLLERQAIHRMERGTLSAAEIESIGLALMRLEQTIRALARRFGLSLRDLNLDLGPLGRLR; this is encoded by the coding sequence GTGGGAGTGAGGAAGAAGGGGGCGGTGGCGACCGTGACGGCCCGCGAGCTCCGCTCCCTGCGAGCCGAGCTCAGGCGGCGCACGGCACGCGCGGCGCCGTCACGCTGGAACGCCGATCCGGAGGACGTCCAGCGTTCCGTGGCCAAGCTCGTGCTGACGCTCGTGGAGTTCCTCCGACGGCTGCTCGAACGGCAGGCCATCCACCGGATGGAGAGGGGAACACTCAGCGCGGCCGAGATCGAGTCGATCGGTCTGGCTCTCATGCGCCTCGAGCAGACCATCCGCGCCCTCGCCCGGCGCTTCGGGCTCTCGCTGCGCGACCTCAACCTGGACCTCGGACCCCTCGGCCGGCTTCGCTGA
- a CDS encoding GvpL/GvpF family gas vesicle protein yields MKRLYLYALLGRRPRGGPGRGFRGDRLRVWPVGGFFVAASPMAEAPRLDAASLRGHDATVRRLAAAVDAILPFRFGALVADEAQVVELLEPQAADYRDALALVTGREQMTLRIYGAAAGVARRAVPPDGGAGGPGARYLATRMRRRARRQSVPEIEPLRPALAAWIRAERAERHSTPPLVASVYHLVERGRSPEYLAALRGAVRRLVGIRVRASGPWAPYGFAPEALWWE; encoded by the coding sequence ATGAAGCGCCTCTACCTCTACGCGCTCCTCGGCCGGCGTCCCCGGGGAGGCCCCGGCCGTGGCTTCCGGGGGGACCGGCTCCGGGTGTGGCCCGTCGGTGGCTTCTTCGTCGCCGCCTCCCCGATGGCCGAGGCCCCGCGGCTCGACGCGGCCTCGCTGCGCGGCCATGACGCGACGGTGCGGCGGCTGGCCGCCGCCGTCGACGCGATCCTGCCCTTCCGCTTCGGGGCGCTGGTGGCCGACGAGGCGCAGGTCGTCGAACTGCTCGAGCCGCAGGCCGCGGACTACCGCGACGCACTCGCCCTGGTCACCGGGCGCGAGCAGATGACCCTGCGCATTTACGGCGCGGCCGCCGGTGTCGCCCGGCGTGCCGTGCCCCCGGACGGAGGCGCCGGCGGTCCCGGCGCGCGCTATCTCGCAACCCGCATGCGGAGGCGGGCCAGGAGGCAGTCGGTGCCCGAGATCGAGCCGCTGCGGCCGGCCCTGGCCGCCTGGATCCGTGCGGAGCGCGCCGAGCGCCACTCGACGCCGCCCCTGGTCGCCAGCGTCTACCACCTCGTCGAGCGCGGCCGGAGTCCGGAGTACCTCGCTGCCCTCCGCGGGGCGGTCCGCCGCCTCGTGGGCATCCGGGTGCGCGCGAGCGGCCCCTGGGCCCCGTACGGCTTCGCCCCCGAGGCGCTCTGGTGGGAGTGA
- a CDS encoding gas vesicle protein, protein MRRRRRPAASAVLRQADASLLELVDHVLTKGIVVTGDVTLGLADVDLVYLRVSALLCAADRVLPGSGRSRSRRRGR, encoded by the coding sequence ATGAGACGGCGCCGACGGCCGGCGGCGTCCGCGGTGCTCCGGCAGGCCGACGCTTCGCTGCTCGAGCTCGTGGACCACGTGCTCACCAAGGGGATCGTCGTCACCGGCGACGTCACGCTCGGTCTGGCCGACGTGGACCTCGTGTACCTGCGTGTGTCGGCGCTCCTGTGCGCCGCCGACCGCGTCCTGCCGGGGTCCGGGCGGAGCCGATCGCGCCGGCGGGGCCGATGA